The genomic stretch GTCATTTTATAACAACTAGCAAGGTATTTGCGAGGGCACTATCTTAAATGTGTCAAAAAATGCTGGATGATTTTTGGGTCAATTTTAGTTTATTGTGCTGAGTACGTAATCATATATAATAGGCGCTTAATCTAAGAAAAATAGAAATTTGGTAGGTAATGATTTATTTTTTGTAACATTTCAATTTCTAAGGGCTTAATATTCGAATCTACTACCATACTTACAATATTCTTCTGTCAAAAATAAAGATAGAGTCATATAAATAGATTCGATCtccgcggtttctttcaacttctaTTAGACGTTGACAGGTGAATTTATGCTTTCATCAATTTATATTAACCAAACAACCAACAAAATTTGAAATAATAAATCACATATTTGACTTCAAGCTTTGAATTGGCAATACTCACATGAAAATATAGTTGAACACATGAAGTACAGATCTAACAGCTAAAATAATTACGATGATGTGGATTAGTGTGGTGTCTCTATTACCATAAATTACAGATCTAACAGCTAAAACAATTACGATGATGCGAATTAgtgtggtgtctctattttagacccTCGTATTGtgctttaattatataatagataacaCTCCTGTTATTCAAATTTTCTTATAAACCTTTCTGGTTGCAGAATGGCGATGCTCGTCTCTCATGCTTTGGTCTGATGAAAAACAGCAGAGATGGGAAAAGTTATAGCACAAATCTAGCATACACACCTCCAGAATATCTGAGAAATGGTATTTGAAAAAATTGTTGCATTCCAATTGCTCAATGCTTTTATTTATCCCCAGTATGAATATCATGATTTCTCAAAGTGGCAAGAAAAATGCAGTGCCACTGTTAAGACATTGATCAATTGTTTGGATAGTAGTTATATGGACTCTTCTGCTTTATTTATGTTGTTACCGTAGCAAAGACACACCAATGATTACTTATTCTAGTTACTGTTCTTTCAGGCAGGGTGACAGCAGAAAGCGTCATATTCAGTTTCGGCACTGTACTCCTTGATCTTGTCAGTGGAAAGCGCATACCTCCTACCCATGTAGGTTACTTGTTAAATGTTAAGCATGTTTTCTTAGCTTCCATTTCATCTGTAGATCTAATAAAGAAATTATAGAAATATAATGCCAAGAGATTTTTTGTTTGCTTTTTCTCAGCACAAATGCCATTTCTCGTACATAATTAGCTTTACAAGTTAAGCAATGTTGAAATATCTTGCGCATCGTTGCATCTGGAAGCTACATCCTGTACAATTATTTACCAAAGCTTTTGACCAGTTAGCAAGGCAATCATTTGTATGCACACTAGTAATGATGGGTATATGCATCGCTGTATACAGGCACTTGATATGATAAGAAACAGAAACATCCAAGCACTAATGGATTCACATTTGGAGGGGAACTACTCAACAGAAGAGGCTACTACTTTGGTGAATTTCGCTTCTCAATGTTTGCAGTACGAACCAAGAGACCGACCTGATATAAAAAAGCTGGTTTCCATTCTTCAGCCCTTGCAAACAAAATCAGAGGTAATCACATATATTCTTCTATTCCTTACTATCTGCCTCTTTGCCTGTTAATGAAGATGCTTTAGCGTTATAGGACTAAAGAACTCTTTCACCCCGTACTAATGCTAGTGTTAATAGTGTAACTTCCACATTCAGTTGTTGTTTCTTGACATTTCAGTTGTATACATGAGAGTTTATCACGTAAACCTATATTAATGTAGTAATTGGTTGTCAGCTCCCTGTCTTACCAATCAACAATCAAATCCCCTATATATATCCGGACAGAGGGAGTAGTGACCAATCATATAAGGGTCATGACGGTCGACTCGATGAAATGATAGTATTAAGTAGTCATAAACAATATAACCCTTACTAAACATATGGCCACTTTGGCACAGAGTATATAATTGTATGTTCTGTACTGTGCAAAGGTTCTATGCCCCGAGTTGTGTTCAGTATGTTATATTTGTAATATATTCAGGTCGAGCTTTGTAACATTTTTCGTTGTTACGTGTTGTTAGGAATAGCATAATTTCGCCAGATGAGCACCATAAAATATATCTCTGATGATTACCACTGCCCCCTTGTAAAATACAAAGCAGGTGCCATCCTATGTGATGCTCGGAGTTCCGAAGCCTGATGAACCATCGAAGGCGCCTCCTAGTCCTACTCCACAACACCCTCTTTCTCCTATGGGAGAAGCCTGTTCAAGGATGGACCTAACTGCCATCCATCAGATTCTAGTCTCGATGCATTACAGAGATGATGAAGGGAGTAATGAGGTAAAGAGCATTGCACTGCGTTTCCAACATGTCCTTTCTGTGGGCTGTATGTTCATCAGTATCCACATTGCAGCTATCGTTCCAAGAATGGACACAGCAGATGAGGGATATGTTGGACGCCCGGAAACAGGGCGACTTTGCTTTCCGAGACAAGGATTTCAAAGCAGCCATTGATTGTTATACTCAGGTAGTGCCTTTTTTGGAAATGTTGGGGGTTCTCCCAGTCACTGTAATATTTCTGATCCATCCTTTGCTTGTGACTATTTCGCAGTTTGTTGATGTCGGGACAATGGTCTCACCAACGGTTTATGCCAGACGGAGCTTGTGCCACCTTATGACTGACCAGCCTGACGCTGCCCTCCGGGACGCGATGCAAGCACAGTGCGTCTATCCTGATTGGCCCACAGCTTTCTACATGCAGGCAGTCGCCCTGTCCAAGCTGAACATGCAGAGTGACGCCACCGACATGTTGAATGAGGCGTCACAGTTGGAAGAGAAGAGGCAAAAGAACGCACGAGGTCCATGAAGATCATCTTGAACTTGGAGAAGCTGCATCCCTTctgtatatatatatagtcaGAGGCTTGCGCTGGTCCGAGATGTACTGATTGGTGTAGGAGGTAGAAGATGTTTCACTGCACTGAAGAGTCTCGTGAATGCGATAAAAGGAGCTTGTTTTGTTTGTGGCATACCTGTGATAGGTAGTGCATTCTTGGGCCAATGTATATAACATCTGTTGACGCAGGCAGCAAACACTGTCGTTCACTAAGTGTAAGTGAGTGCTGCTGGTTGTTTAGAAGGGTCCTTGTGTAGCTAAAGCCAATAAACATATCTTGTCTGTACAGAAAATATGTGTTTGGAGGAACATCAGCTCcacggtacattccaggcttccagctCATCTTGTGGGCTTTGTAGAGTCCTGCCTAGGTCTCGTGTCGTTCGATTCTGGTCAGTTATTTCTGTTTGTTTCATGAACCTTGCTGGGGATTCAGCGTTGTGATCACACTTGTGATCACACTTGCGACCCTCTTTTATTAATCATCGAAAAATACGATCCCTGAATAACAAGAACCGAACTGGTTCGGTACAATACTCTGTTGCAACCGACAAATGGCCGGTCCTCACAACTCCAAACGTGTTGCTGTGGCACGGGTTACATTTTGTCCAGCGAGCCTGGAATAAGGTGTCAAGTATGATTCCACCAAAAGTACAGTTATACTTCATTTTAAGATTCTACTTCCTGTAATgccttctttgattcatagggtTTATATAGAAATTGTGTACAATTTAGATCCTATAGTAAATTTTCCTACACTACTTATTTGATTCATAGAAACATATCCTGTATATAGGAATTAAtcctatagaaatcttgtagtgcaaatcttATATATAGGAACAAAACATGAGGTCATACCTTATGGAAAATTTCTTTGGCACTATCAAAGAGAACTCATGTTTCATAAGATTCAACTAGTCATGACATCTCAATCCAATGGTTTTCTTATTCTTATGTTTTCCCtatcctataaatcaaagaaGCCCTAATTCATAATAAATGTcaggatttagtacaaagtttgtACAAATTTGCACTAAATCCCCGACACGTGTGGGTGGGGTTCATGCTGGCTAGCGGTGTGTGGGTTTGTGTCGTTGGATCAGTCTAGATCGACAGTTCAGGTTGAGTTCAGTGGCCTGAACCACGAGGGACTAGTTTATGCAACCTGATTTGCTGTACTTTTCCCACTAGCACTGTCCTTCCCTGTGTAAAAAGTATAGATTGGATTGAATTGCCGTACCCCTCAAGGGCGGGCGTATACTCTTTATATATAACACATACAATCTAGGGTTTACAATATGGTTAGAATTACAACTTCTACCGCAAGTCTAGTTAGCCTGACGTGACAGTCGGGATGAGGTCCACGTGACAGGATCGTACCCGCTCTGGTGTCATCCTACTCCGTTTAACAGTCCCCCTCGATCCAAACAAGGGCTAACTAAATTCAATCCATACTTCATTCGATCAAATGTCTCCTTGCCAAGGGCCTTTGTGAATATATCAGCAATCTGGTCACGCGTAGAGATGAACCTCACCTTCAGTGCTCCGGCTGACACCTTTTCTCGTACAAATGAAAATCAATTTCGATATgttttgtccgagcgtgaaacacAGGATTTGCTGTGAGGAAAGTTGCACCGAAATTGCCACACCACAAAATTGGAGCTTGAGCCTGAAACACACCTAGCTCTCGAAGAACTGACTGCAACCATGATACCTCTGCCGTGCCATTTGCAATGGCTTTATACTCCGCTTCAGTACTCGAACGACTGACTGTAGGTTGTTTCCGAGAGCTCCACGATATCAGATTGGGTCCATAGAACACTGCATATCCTCCAGTTGATCGGCGATCATCGGGACatcctgcccaatctgcatccgTATATACACTTAACTCTGTGGACTGCGAACGCCGTATACTGAGTCCAACCTTCAGAGTTTCTTTCACATATCTAAGCACCCTTTTAACTGCAGACCAATGCACATCTGTAGGAGCAGAGAGGAACTGACAcgccttatttacttcaaaagaaatgTCTGTCCGTGTCAAGCATAGATACTGCAAACCTCCCACCGTGCTCCTATAAACAAAGGCCTCTGCTTCAGTGAGTATAGTGCCAGCATTCTTGCTGAGCTTGTCAGATGACGACATGGGCGTTGCAATACCCTTGCATTTTTGCATATTCACCTTCCGAAGCAGATCGGTAGCATACTTGGTCTGAGTTAGTGCTATTCCATCAGACATCTTTGTCACTTCTACTCCAAGAAAATAGGAAAGTTCTCCAAGATCCTTAACAGCAAAGGAGACACGAAGTTGCTCCAGAAGTTTTTCCACAGTCCGTCGACACGAGCCAGCTATGATGATATCATCCACGTAAATCAACATATAAATAGTGACTCGTGGGTTAAGGAAAATGAACAAGGAGGTATCTGCTTTGGATGGCCTGAAACCCATGGACTGAAGCTTGACACTTAGCTTGGAGTACCACGCTCTTGGCGCCTGTTTGAGGCCGTAAAGCGATTTCTGCAGTCGACAGACATGGTGAGGACGATCTGGATCAACATATCCTGGTGGTTGAGACATGTATACCTCCTCCTGGATATCGCCGTGGAGGAAGGCATTTTGGACGTCCACTTGGCGAAGAGCCCAGCCGCGAGAAACGGCGATGGACAAGATCAGGCGAACTGTCGTGGGTTTAACCACCGGGGAGAACGTCAGTGTAGTCGATACCAGCACGCTGAGTGAAGCCCTTGGCGATGAGACGAGCTTTGTAGCGATCAATGGTGCCGTCAGATTTGTGCTTGACCTTGAAAACCCACTTGCAGCCAATGATATGGTGTCCATGGGGCAGTTCCACAAGACGCCAGGTATT from Lolium rigidum isolate FL_2022 chromosome 4, APGP_CSIRO_Lrig_0.1, whole genome shotgun sequence encodes the following:
- the LOC124706152 gene encoding serine/threonine-protein kinase BSK1-2-like: MGCCGSSLRELVHAEKPARPRRPPSPTPPQPSFALSAQKAAPPPGARGGDQEVPALAEFSLADLRAATDGFAAGNIVSESGEKAPNLVYRGRLKRGAARRSIAVKKFSKMAWPDPKQFEEEARGVGKLRHRRLANLIGYCCDGDERLLVAEFMPNDTLAKHLFHWENQTIEWAMRLRVAYYIAEALGYCSNEERSLYHDLNAYRILFDENGDARLSCFGLMKNSRDGKSYSTNLAYTPPEYLRNGRVTAESVIFSFGTVLLDLVSGKRIPPTHALDMIRNRNIQALMDSHLEGNYSTEEATTLVNFASQCLQYEPRDRPDIKKLVSILQPLQTKSEVPSYVMLGVPKPDEPSKAPPSPTPQHPLSPMGEACSRMDLTAIHQILVSMHYRDDEGSNELSFQEWTQQMRDMLDARKQGDFAFRDKDFKAAIDCYTQFVDVGTMVSPTVYARRSLCHLMTDQPDAALRDAMQAQCVYPDWPTAFYMQAVALSKLNMQSDATDMLNEASQLEEKRQKNARGP